A window of Chloroflexota bacterium genomic DNA:
CTCAGGAGGGGCAGCAATATCTGGTGATGGAATTCATCCCCGGCGACAACCTGTGGGAAATGATCAAAAAGCAAGGCGCGCCCTTCTCCGAAGTGCAGTCAATTGCGTGGATTATTAAAATCTGTGATGCGGTTACCTATTTGCACAACCAGACTCCGCCCATCATCCACCGCGATATCAAACCCCAGAATATCAAAGCCATGCCCAATGATCAGGTCGTGTTGGTGGATTTTGGCGTAGCCAAAGAGGGCAGCACCGGCGCGCGCACCGCCACCGGCGCCAGAGGCGTCACGCCCGGCTTCTCACCCCCGGAGCAGTACAGCGGCAGCGGCTCCAGCCCGGCCTCCGATGTCTACGCCCTGGGTGCAACCCTCTACGCCCTGCTGACCGGTATCAAACCCCCTGACAGTGTTTCCCTGGCGATTGGTGAGGTGGACTACGTTCCGCCTGACCAGCACAATCCCGCCATCTGTTCGGAAATTGCCGCAGCCATCACCTGGGCTATGCAGCCCAAACCAGTCGACCGACCGCAAACCGTTGATGAGTGGCAACAGAGATTGCTTGCTGTTTCTGAGGGGGTTGAACCTGTATCTGATGAAGAAGAGCCTGAATCAGAAATCAAAGCCGCGCCACAAGCTGCCGATCAGGTAGTAAAACCGCAACCTGTGCCTGATCCTGTGTCCGATGAACTGCCCTGCCCTGAATGCGGCTCACGCAACCGGCCTAATGTGCGCTTTTGTGAGCAATGCGGCACATCATTGGCTGCCCCGGGTATGATCTGTTCTTCATGTGGTGTGGAGAGCCGTCCCGGTGTGCGTTTTTGTGAAGAATGTGGGGAAGCGATAGAATAGAATCGCTTAGCGTAATTTATAATAAATCCCTGTTCACGTGTGCCCTTCAGGGTAGCTGTGGCCTTTTTGATATCGTTGGGTTAAAAAATAACTGATACCCGGTTTTTTGACTGTCATGCATAAACTACAAGGGTTGTCATACTTGCACGACAGACATCAACATCCTTATCGAATATGATGTTCCATAAATTCAAGAACCTCACTCATTTCAGGCCGGTGACGTGGCAGCAAAAAAACGCGCACATACTTATGGAATTAGAATGATAATCGGAATTTTTCTAATTTTTTGCGCGCTTTGGATTCCTCATGAAATCGTGTTCGCAGGGGACGGGGATGCTCCACCAACGCCGGTAGTAGTAGAAGATGAAAGTCCAAATATGAGTGTAGAAGGGGATGTTGAACCGATAGTTACAACTGAACTTGAAGGGGATAGCGAAACTCAGGCTCTGGGAGAAACAATCCAAGAAGCGGATACAGCAATTGAAGATCCCCCCACTGATGAGGAAGATCAGGCCATCGAGCAAAATGTCGACTCCTCCATCTCCGGCGGGGGCCTACCTGACGATGATGTTGAATCCCAGATCGATTTGGAGATCCAACAAAATGGGCAAAATCTTGCTAAAGTCGAAACGCCACAAATGGAGGATGTGGGCGAACCCACTCCCGAGATTGATCCCACCCTTATCCCTGTGGTCCCTGATCCCTATTTTTATTTTGACGGCGTCAAGCATAGTTTCCTGCCCGAAGGCGGGCAATGTTCGGATGATCCTAATTGTCATGTTTCGGCAACGCCGATTCAGGATGCTTTGGACGCGGTTGCAGGCAGCCTGAAACCAGATGATGGAATGCTGTACATCGAGGGTGGCATCTATGATGAGGAAATCCAGCTAAATAATATGGATGGCTTAATTCTCCAAGGTTCTGCTAATGGCCAGGCAACAACACTTGCTGGCATTATAAAAATTATTAATTCTCAATCCATAACGTTGCAGGATTTTACGTTTTTGCAGACCATCGTGCTGGATGACTCCACCGACATCATCATCAATGGAACTAACCAGAATGACCAAATGGATATCGAACTCAAGGGTTCGAGTCAGGTTGAAATTCAGGCCGAAGAAGGCGATGACGAGATTACAATTCATGGCAGCCATGGGGATGCAAGAGTGGATGGAGGTTCCGGCGATGATCTATTGGTGATTGATTTTGTGCTCGATGATGACCCTGCCGACGCGATGATTGCCTATGATGGTGGCGCAGGTTTTGATAGTATGCAATTTCAAGGTGGGAGGTTCGAGGCTGTCGCCTATCGAGCATCAGGACCCAGCTCAGGCACAATTGACTTTGATGATTCTCATGTGAGTTACACGAATATCGAGCCGATTACCGATATTACACTGGCAACCAACGTCACATTTCCCACAACTTTATCAGATGAAGCGGATACTATCGATGTCCTCAATGGCGGAACGGCAAATGGTTTCCAGACCCTTAAAGTCCAGGGAGATCATTTCGAAGATATCACCTTTGCCAATAAGCAAAATGTAACTGTGGACGGCGCTGGTGGAGATGATACGATCAATATCAATATTTCTTACGCTGCCGATGAGTTACAGACTCTCAAAGTCAGCGGCGGCGGTGGTGACGATACGATCACGATCCTGCAGATGATCGCGAATATTGACCTGACGATCGACGGCGGTGATGGGGACGAAGACAGCATCATGGTTTCGAATAATGCGCTTATTTCCACACGCAAGATCACGGGCGGCGACCATACCGGCGCGAATTCAACAGGCAATTCAAAGAATATCGCATTTACCGCTGAGACGATCACCATTAGTAATGGTGCGCAAGTATTGGGACACGTCGAGAGTGGCAGCAGTTTCACCCCGGGAAATATCACGCTGACAGCCTCTGACTCCACAGTTAAATACACCCCAGGGATTCACGTTGCCGATACTAACGCCCACATCACCGTCAATGGGGCAACCATCAAAGGCGGTGTAGTCAGTCTGGATGCCAAAGCTGATACCACGCGCGTGCTACCCGACAGCGCCAGCGCCTCGGAGTGGTTTACCAACGGCTTGCTGGGCATATTACAATCCTTTTCCCTGATCGGCGGGGTGGTGGTGTCGAATAGCGAGGCCCAAATTACCATTGCTCAGAACGCCGACATCTCCGCGACTTCTTTCAGCGCCATCGCGTTAGGGATCGCCCAGGCCTGGACCTATCCCATCGGGATTGGTCTGGGTGTAGCGGTGGGGGTGCTGGATAATACAGCGAAAGTGCTTGTTAGCGGCAAGATCACCACCAGTGGAGATGTTTATTTGCGAGCGGCTGTAGATAATACAGTTACCGTAGTAGCAAACACGCATGGTCTTGCAGGGATTGCGGTTTCCGCCGCCGTCAGCGTCCTCGATTCAGAAGCTACTGTCCATGTCACGGACGATGCCACGTTGATTGTAGGTGGCGACCTGATGATGCGCGCGGAAACCACCGATCGCAACTACACCTTTGCAGTATCCGCAACTGGCGGGAATGGCCAGGTTGGCATAGCCGTAGCAGTGAAACACGAGGAAGGCCTCACCCAGGCTTTCCTGGATGGCACCGCCGCTGTCGATGGCAGCATCACTATCAGCGCCTCCCAAAATCGTCAGAGCATTAACGTGCAAAAATTGGCTGTGATTCCATCGAATGTAAATGGCACTGCAGCTGCCGCCGGAGTTGGAACCAGTTCAACCGGCAACCTGCTAGATGATGTAGGCTCGACAGGGTTCCTGGCCCTGGTCAAAAAGGTGTTGGGGAATTTTTCGACAAAGTTCCAGGATAATTCGGCGACGAAAGGCCAGGTGCAGAAGTTTGAAGCCGCTGGTGGAATTGCGCTGGATTACGACGTCAACAGGGTTTTTGCCCGTATCGGCGATAGCAACCTCGATAGTGATGGTAAATCCGGTGTTGTGCAGGCGAAAGAAGATATTTCGGTCAGCGCCAGCATTTTCGATCGCCCAGACGTGACCGCCAGCGCAACAACCTCGAAGAATGAAAACAACGACGACCCCAATGCCGCTTCGGGCAAATTCTACGGTTCTGTATCGGTTGCCATCGGAATCTATACCGAAGATGCGCAGGCGTTCATTGCCAGTGGCGCGCAAGTGGTTGCTGGCGGTTCTTTAACGGTCAGCGCAGTAACAGCGAATGATTTTACTTTCGCCGCGAATACCGGCCCCCTGGACGCGGGTAATAAGATTGCTGATTTCAAATCGGGGGTCGAGAAAAATTCGGATGGAACCTGGAAGAGTAATCCTCAAGTAATTGAAACTGGGAAAATAGTCGAAATTCAGTCCGGCCATCCTGAAGGCAAGGGAGAGTCAGGTGATTGGTATAAATATATCGGCACGCGTCCTGGAACGAGCATTGACCTGAGCCAGGAGAATTTCGCAAATACGGCGAATTGGGAACACCTGGGCAGCCCCGAACATTACAAATCAAAAGAGGTTATTCGCGCCTTGACATTGTATTTGGATGGAAACCTGGGCCTGGACACCTACGTTTTCGACTCGTTTTCCCAATCGACTGCCACTGATGCCGATATCGCCGTTGCGCTGGCTGTCACTGTCATTGATCGCACCCACATCAGCAAAGCCTATATCGCCAGCGGAGCAAGGATCAATCAAGACCCAAATAATGCCTATCGCACCGGCAGCCAGACCGTGGCTGTCACAGCTTCTAGCATCGACGAGATGGTCAATGCCATTGGCAATCTACAACTTCCTGGCGTCTCTGGCAGCACTTCGAAATCATATTTCATTGACGTTAGCTCTTTCAAAAAAGCCGTCACAGAGCCCGCCGGTTCCTCTGCTAAAAAATCTGCCATTGGCGCAGTAATATTGGTTCTGGATTATTCCAATACAGTGATCGCCGAGATTGATGATGGCGTGACTTTATACGCCGACTCCCTGCAAGTGGCCGCGGACAATGCAGTGATGAACATTTCCGTGGGGGCCTCTGGTGGTTCCTCGGGCAATTTTGCTTTCAATGGCGTGGTTGTCTATCAGGAGATTGACAACAAAACCTATGCTCAAATCGATAATGGCGCGACCATTGTTGTTGGTTCATCCCCATTTGTGTATCACGGCGGCACCGCGTTGGGTGGCTCCAAGACGACCATCCAGCTTGGGAATGACGCTTCCGATATGGATGATGCTTATAATGGCCGGTTGCTGCAAATCGATGATGGTACTGGTAAGGGGCAACTGGCCCTCATCACCGATTACGATGTGTCTCGCGACAAGACCAAGAAAGTCGCCACAATTGTGCCAGTTGCCATCGCGCCAGATGCGACGACAAAGTACAGTATCCTTCATATCACAAAAGCCAGCACTGTGGTTGAGGCGAGCGATGATACCGATGTTGTCACCCTGGCTGGCAGCGTGGCAGTAGCCAAAGGTACGGGTGTGGGCGCTTCTGTCGCCATTCATGACATTGAGCGGGATACGCAGGCTGTGACTGGCAACTTGATGACAGAAACAGATGCCGCCGTGGGTAGCCTCACTCTTGGCGGACCTGTTAGCATTGATGCTGCAAACAGCGGCTTTGTTCTGGCTATTTCGTTGGCTGCCGCAATCAAGAAGAAGAGCGCCACCGTTGCAGCCAATGACCCGATGGATGGCGTTTCGCTTCCAACCCTGTTTGGCGAAACTTCGGCTGCAACAGACCAGACGGGTAAGAGTGGCGCTGGTATTGCCGGAGACGTGGCAATAACCACAGTCACCGATACAGCCAAGGCTTATATTTATAAAACCGGACCGATCAACGCCAGCAATCAGACGTTAACGCTTTCAGCCAGTAATGACACAGATTTCATCGACGTTGCAGGCGCAGTAGCTATTTCGCTCACAGACCCAGGCAAAAAATCTGCGGGGATTGCCGGTTCGTTTGGCATGAATACTGCCAACATCACCACCGAAGCGTTCGTAAAAGACACAACGGTCACAGCGGGTGAATTAACTTTGAACGTCCGTACCGGTGGGCTGATGGTGGCAGTAACAGCCGGAGGCACCGGCCAAACCGGAACCGACTCGTATGGAATAGCCGGTTCGGTTTCCCTGAATACCATTACGCATACCACGACTGCGATTGTTGATAATGTCAACCTGACCTTGAGCGGCAACCTGACTTTTACAGCAGAGAACAGGTCGCGTCTGGTTGCGGTTGGTGGCGCTTTTTCTATCGGTGGTAAAGTTGGCGTTGGCGCCTCCGTAGTCATCAACCGCATTAATGACACGACCAAAGCGGAAATCCTGGGCAGCAACCAGACTACAGCGTTGAATATTGGTGGGAAGATGACGCTGCAAGCAAATAACAGCAGTCGTATCATTGCTATCGCTGTCTCAGCGGGCGTGTCGAAGTCGGCTGTGGCAGGAACAGTCGCTGTAAACCTGATGACTACCAATACCCAGGCCGGAATTCGAAATGCTATATTGGCCATAGCCGCTGGCGCGGATGAAATCACGATCGCGGCTGAGGATTCAGCAACCATCTATGCCTTTGCAGGCGCGCTCGGCATCGCTTTGAAAGAATCGGGCTTGGGAGCAGCCCTTGCCTGGAATCAAATCAACAGCACAGTGCGAGCATGGGTGGAGAGCAGCACTCTTCCGGCAAAAAGCCTCAGCATTCAATCCAGCGTAAAAGATGCAGAAATCTGGACACTGTCGGTCGGCGCGGCAGGCGCGAAGAAAACAGCCATTGCTGGATCGGTTTCGATTAATGTGATTTCAAATACCATCGATGCCCATATTTCGGGCGGCGCGGATATCGACACTGCCGGGGATGTCCTGGTGATTGCCAGCGACGAATCTATGATCAAGTCGCTGGCCGGACAGGCCGCCATCTCGCTTGGCGGAAATTCGATTGGCGCCGCAGTGGGGGTTAATATCATCACCAATACGGTGAAAGCCTATATTGACAACTCAAATGTGGATACTACCGCTAGTGGGAATATCATTGTGCAGGCCGATGAAAACGCCACCATCCACTCGATTAGCGCAGGCATCGAAGGTTCTAAGGGTTGGAGCCTGGGTGGGTCGATCAGCGTCAATATCCTGACAAACACCGTAAAAGCATATCTTACAGGTTCAAAATCGATCAATGCCGATGGCAGTATGTTGGTATCGGCCTGCAATGATGCCGATACCTGGACTTTGGCGGGCAATGTTTCGATATCTATAAATAGCACAGCCTTCGGTGTTTCCAATGTCACCCTGGTGACGAACAATACCGTTGATGCCAATATTGATGAAAATATGGTCATTAATGCCAGCGGCAATGGCAGCGGCGTCAATGCCTATACGGGTTTGAAGAGCGGTGGTACGAAGACAACCCAAAATCTAAAAGGGTTGATTGTAGTGGCCGTGAATTTCGCGGATTTAGACTCCTACGCCGTGAGCGGATCGGGCGGCGGGGGTGTTGGTATTGCTGGATCGGCGACGGTAAGCGTGCTCTCGGATACCACTCTGGCCTACATCCAGTCGGGCGCCAAAATCAACCAGCAGAATAATGCCTCATCAAGCAGCGATCAAAGTGTGATCGTGCGTGCGACAAGCGATACCTATTTAATCGGTGTCGGTGGGGGTGTGGGGTTGGGCATGAAGGGTGGAATTGGAGCGGGGATCGATGTGGCAGTCGTTTCAAAGACAACACAGGCAAAAATAGAGGCGGGGGCTGAGGTAGATGCCCGCCGGGATGTGATTGTCGAAGCCATTTCGAAGGAAGAAGTGATTTCGATTTCGGGTTCAGTGGGTCTTGGAAAATCCATCGGTATTGCTGGTAGTGTTGGAGTTTCCATCTATACACTGACAACTGAAGCCTATATCGAAGGCCAAAAAACTGTAAACAACACGCCATTAAACGGTGCAAAAGTCACTGCGGAAGGCAGCGTAAAAGTGGCTGCCGAAGACGATACCGAGATCGATATGATTGCCGGATCAGTAGGGATCAGTGGCGGCCAGAATGCGATCGGTATTGCGGCTTCAGTAAGTGTCCCGATTTTTACGAAGACCATCAAAGCCTATATCGGTAAAGGCGCTCAGGTGGATGCTTTTGCCAAGCATATCGGTGGCATATCCGTAAAGACAGGCAAATTTGTCGAGACTCTGATACCGGATACTTTGGGCGTTATCGACGACCCGGAAGAGGGGCAAGTCCCATCACCCAGCCCTCCTGGTAAGGATCAAGTCAAAAATGATGATTATTCCAACAAGCGAATCGTCACAGCTGGTGAGGTGACGGGCTTCAAAGGGGTAGCTGTTAGCGCTGTCAACCAGGATGATCTGGCAGCCTGGAGCGCGGGCGTAGGTATTTCGGGCGGAAAAACTGCTGCTGCGATCCAATTCTCCACCACCGTCAATGTGATGACTGTGGACACTCTGGCCTACATCGATGATGAAGCGCAGGTCAATCAGGCTGAAGGCGCCACCGGCGATCAGTCAGTGTTGGTTGTGGCTGGCAACGATTATTCATTCAAAGGATTTAGCGGCGGGGTTGCCATTTCGGGCGGGCAAGCCAGTGCAGCGATTTCACCGGGCATATTTGTGGGCATTGTGAATATCACTACCAAAGCATATATTGGTAAAGAGGCGAAAGTGAACGCGAAGAGCGATATTGTCATCGCTGCCGATGCATCAGAAGAATTGCTCTCACTGGCTGTTGCCCTCGCGGGCGGGGGCGGCCAGGTTGCGGCCGGGGGAGCCGGGGCGGTATTAGTTTTCCTGTTAGATAGCACCACCTACGCCTACATTGACCAAGATGCCATTGTCGCTGCGGGTGGCAATATTCGTATTGCCGCCGCTGACGCCACGGAAGTAGACACGATCATCGGTTCTCTCGCCATCGTTGGTGGCATTTCGGGCATCGGCGTGGGTGTGAGCGTTGGTGTCACCATCATCGAAAAAGATACCCGGGCATTTATTGCTGCTGGCGCCAAAGTCACGGCCTTAGGCAATTCCGCCGCCAATCTGAGCCCATATAATGGGGACTTTGATACGGATTGGAAATTGTTGCGGGCCGATGGCGTGCATGGCCTGGTTGTAGAGGCCTATTCTGAGGAAGATGTCTGGACGCTGGTCGTGGCTGGGGGAGTTGCCATCGCTAAAGATGGACTCGGCATCGGTGGTGTGGTGGATGTGATCGTAATCGACTCGGACACCCTGGCCTATATCGCTGCCAGCGCTGTAATCAATGGCACGAATAGTGGGGCAGGTAAACTGCAAGATGTTTATGTCACTGCAATCAATGAATTCACCCTTTATGGCATTTTCGGCGGATTGGGAGCCAGTGTGATTGGTATTGCTGGTGCGATTGATATTCTCGTGCAGAGTAATGACACTACGGCGTATATCGCTGGAAACGTCAATGCAATGCGTGATATACATGTTAATGCATTGGCTACCAGGGATATTGAAACGGTGATCGTCAGTGTTGGCGCTGGGGGCGCTGGGATTGCGGGATCAGTGGGCGTGTACACTCTGGGCGGGAATATGGACAGTACGTATTCATCGGAGGGTTCGTCAGATAATGCCCTCAACGATGAGAATGAAAACTCAACCGCAACATCAACGGATAGCCAACTCACAGATATCACCTCAAAAGCCACTATGTTGAGCGATTTCAATGATCCCAATAATGATCCAGATACCCAAAATACAAACCAGATAAATTCGACTGCTGACACAGTGGATACGAAAGTCAAATCTGCCGTTCCATCGGATGCGGTCAGCAGCCAGGTGAACAAAGATGTAGTCAATGCCTTTCGAACGCTGCCAAGAGGCACCAGCGCTTTTATTGCCGAGAATGTGATAGTGAATGCTGGCCGACATGTGGATATTGATGCCCGCGAACACACGCAGTTTGTTTCCAAAGTCGGTGGCATTGGCGCAGGCGGCATTGGCGTTGGGTTTGGGGTTGGAATTGTAAATAATAATACGCCGGTGACTGCCTTTATCGGCTCTGGGGCCAGTATTAGTGCAGGCCTGGAAGACACAACCGGTGCGATCAGCCTGGATGCCCAATTGCATGTTGACTTTGACTTGACATCCTTTGTTGGCACGGGTGGTGGTACGGCTCTTGGCGCGGCTGTGGCGATCATTAATGAAGAAAGTGATGTCAAAGCCTACGTTGTTGGCAGCCCTCAGACCCAAATCAAACAAGGTGCTGCACTGAAGATTAAGGCAGAAAAGGATGTAATCGTCGAAGCTCTGACCCCCAATGTTTCGATTGGCGGCATTTCGGCAGGCGCGGCCATTGCGAAGGTGGATGCCAGTGGAGATACCCTGGCCTACATCGGCGATAATAGCAAGATTGGCAAAGCCTCCGGGGCTACGATTGGCGATGTCAGCGTAGTGGCCGACGCGAATTACGATATTGAGGTAGATGCCTGGGGTGTTTCAGCAGGCATGGCCGTCGGTCTTACCGCCAATGTCGGTCTGGTGGATATTACGGCGGACGTTCAGGCTCAAATTGGCGATAGTGTTCAGATCATTGCCAGTGGGGATATTCTCGTGCAGGCGCGTGCCCAATCCAACGTCGATGTAGGTGTGTGGGGGGTGGCGGTATCGACTCAGTTGGCGGCGGGGGTCTCGCTTGCTTACGCCAGTGTAACACTTGATATTGATGCAACGATCGGGCAGGCGACGGTCATCGATACCAGCGGCGGTGATGTGACGGTGGCGGCATCCCACAACAAAAATGGAGGAAAGGCTCTGACAGACGCCATGGCTTCGGGCGGTGGTTTATTGGCCGGGAACGGTGCAGATGCAGATACCTCGTTGAACATCGAGGTGGATGCCGCGATTGGCAATGATGTGGAGATTACAGCATCAGGCGATATTTCTCTCACAGCTGAAGCTAAACACGAGGCCGATTCTGAAAGTAGTAGTGTGACTGTTGGTGGGGCTGCGATTGCGCCGCTCTATTCGGAAACGGACATCAATAATTACACCCGCGTTCAAATTGGCATGAACGCCGTACTTAATGCTGGGAAAAACATTACTTTGAACGCCAAGGCGGTTCACAAAGCCGACTCGGATAGCGATGCCAGAGGCGGTGGAGTGATTGGCGCGATGTTTGGCGATGCTGAGGTTTCTTTCGATTATAAGACACAGGTCAATTTGAAAACCAATGCCAGCCTCACCGCAGGTGGGATGTTGACCGCATTGGCGCAAACCTCTATCGAAGGCGAAGTCACTGCCGATGCGATTGGCGGGGGGCTAGGATCAGGCTCGGAAGCAGGCGCCACCTTGAGAGTAGGCGCCCCCGATGCTGTCACCGAAGTGAAGACCGATCCCAATATTTCTTTGAAGGGGAATAAAGTCAAATTAATTGCAGAATCCCCACAGATCAAAGGTAAAGTTTGGGCAGATGCGCGTACCTATGGGGTTGTCGGCGGTTCCAACAGTGACGCGATCCTGAATATTACGGAAAAAACCCAGGTTACGATTGGCATCAATAACCAAATCACCGGCACAGAATCCCTTGAAATCCGCGCCGAACATCTGGCGCTGGACACAGATGCCCAATCGGACTCGGTTTGCATTGCCATCGGCGGCGGCGAAGCCCTGGCCAGAAATAACGTCAATACCTCCGCTTTGGTGGACCTTCCTGAAACCGTTACGCTGATTACTCGTGATCTCCAAATTGCTGCCCGTACCACCCTGGTGCAGTATCGCCGCGAGGTCGATTTGGATGCGATTGGCGGGCCAGAGGATAAAGAAGGCACGCTGGCTCCCAAGCGCGAGATCAACCTTCAAGCCGATATTGTCATCTTCTCGAACCCACACATCATTTGGTACCAGAATGGCAGCATCTACCGCAGCAAGTATGCCCAGTTGGTGGATTACAACACATCAGACCATGACAAGGGTTTTGAAGTTGGCGATATTGAACTCAACGATAATAACCGCGGCGTAATTAAATTAGATGTCAACCAGATCACCCACGCAGACCTGGATGCCGCCGGCGTTGCGGTTATCAAGGGCGACAAAGCTCGGCTGCAATTTGCTTTTGAGTATGTCAAGATCGAACATTATTATGATACGGTCTATGATGGCAGCACGCTGCCTCTGACAGTCAACAATATCGATGTGATCTATCGCGGAGATCAGCCGGATGTTACTTTTGAGACTGTCACGCTGGCTTATGATAATGACGATTGGGTTACCATTGAAGATCATGGCTTCAAAGATGGACAGATGCTCACGTATCTTACTGCCGATACGGTGATCGCCGGTTTGACGGTTGGCAAGCAGTATTATGTTGTTCAGTCCCAGGAAGATAAATTCAAGATTTCACAGGATTTTAGCGGTTCCCCTGTTGATCTGAGTTTGACGGGTGATAGCCATCTGCAACCCGGACATTATTTCATGTGGGGCACCAAAAATGCCGGTTTCACCTATGACCCTGGAGAGGATTGGATCAACATCAACAGTCATGGGTTTACGAATGGTCAAGCCCTGGTGTATGGAACCACCGGAGATGAAGTTGATGATGCTATTAGCGGACTCGAAGTTGGCAAAACCTACTATGTCTTCGACAAGCAGGATAACAAATTCAAGCTCTCGGCTACATCTACGAATCCAGTCGCCATCGATCTTCCTTTTATTATCCAAATTCCCACCACGCCTGCGATTGGTCATTACTTGTCCTGGGATGCAGATGGCTTCACATTCAAATACGAGTTCAAACCCACGGAATACGAAGAGACCTCGGTAGAAATCATCAAACATACTACGACCACCCGTACCGAAGAATCTTCCCTTCGTCTGGCGGGCAAGATCGTCAACCCCTACGGCAGCACGTTGATCCAGAATGGCCTGGGCGATATTTTGCAGGTCGAGGATGGTACCAAGGTGCAACTGCACACCAATCAGCTTACTCTGGAAGCCAAGCTGGGCAAGATTGGCCAAAACTCAACGCCGTATTTCATCAATCTTGAAATGGTGCAGTTCGAGAACGCTGACGGGCAGACCGTTGCCCCCATCTTAAAGGTTGAAGCTCGGGATGAGATTTACCTGGCCAGCGGCACCCGTCGCTACAACCCGGACGATGTAGATATCACAGTTGCTGTCGAACAGATGAAATCTGGCAGCACCATCCAACTGTTGCTGAATGGCAGCTCGCATATCACCCGTAAGGCAAGCGGCACTTCCTGGATATGGGAGTCTGAAGCCGGCCCGGCCAGCGCGTATAATTTCACACTGATCGAAAACGGTGGCGGCAAAGATATTATCATCAACTCGGCGCTGTTATACGGCCCCGGCGGGTCTGAGGTCTGGATCACGGTGAGGGGTGATATGAAACTCTCGCCGGGCGGAAAGCTGTGGGCGCGCACCACCGGTTATATCGAGCTGACCGAAATTGCCGGATCAATAGTATTAGGCGCCGTAGATTCATCACGCGGCCAGGTACATTTGAAAGCGGCAGATGATATTATTCTTGACGCTACCAGCAGTTTCAAGGCTGGCTACTCCAGTTCGATGTACGTTGATTATCAGGATACCGACGTCACCAGCAACAAGATCGAGTTGAATAATCTGGAAGGCATTGATGCCGTGATTGTGATTTATGGTGGCGGCGGCGACGATTGGGTTTATGTCAACGACTTATCGGATGCTGATGACGAAGATGGCGCGCTGAAGAATACCTGGATCGATGCTTTCAACGTCAACCTGACCACATTGACCGGGCTGGGGATGTCAGGCGATGCGAGCATTTCTATCGACCGTTTTGCCGGTATGATTGAAA
This region includes:
- a CDS encoding protein kinase produces the protein QEGQQYLVMEFIPGDNLWEMIKKQGAPFSEVQSIAWIIKICDAVTYLHNQTPPIIHRDIKPQNIKAMPNDQVVLVDFGVAKEGSTGARTATGARGVTPGFSPPEQYSGSGSSPASDVYALGATLYALLTGIKPPDSVSLAIGEVDYVPPDQHNPAICSEIAAAITWAMQPKPVDRPQTVDEWQQRLLAVSEGVEPVSDEEEPESEIKAAPQAADQVVKPQPVPDPVSDELPCPECGSRNRPNVRFCEQCGTSLAAPGMICSSCGVESRPGVRFCEECGEAIE